The following coding sequences are from one Betaproteobacteria bacterium window:
- a CDS encoding DNA translocase FtsK 4TM domain-containing protein, translating to MLQETRWLALGAVALFLSLALWGFAKDDPGWSHAVVSASLHNPTGRFGAWVADLLLYVFGLSAWWWVALMLMCVRWGVQRLSASAGEPDRRPLYLALAGFLALLVSSSSLEAIRFHSLRAELPLAPGGLLGLEFGQWLAAAFGYTGATLLLLVAAAAGWALFSGMSWLAACEGLGLALEKITGGVYGLFDRWRDRRIGRETAQQREESVEVEKRRVELHEPIIIEPSPPEVPISRKAEKRIEREKQVSLFPEAMIGGRLPPLHLLDPAPPATETVSAETLEFTSRLIERKLADFGVQVKVLAALPGPVITRYEIEPAVGVKGAQIVNLGRDLARALALVSVRVVETVPGKSCMALELPNPRRQTVRLSEIIASRPYNDMVSPLTVSLGKDIGGLPVVADLAKTPHLLVAGTTGSGKSVGINAMILSLVYKAEPENVRLILVDPKMLELSVYEGIPHLLAPVVTDMKQAANALNWCVGEMERRYKLMSALGVRNLSGYNAKVRDAEKRGEHLPNPLTLTPETPEPLTHMPYLVVVIDELADLMMVVGKKVEELIARLAQKARAAGIHLVLATQRPSVDVITGLIKANIPTRMSFQVSSKIDSRTILDQMGAESLLGQGDMLYLAPGTGYPTRVHGAFVSDDEVHRVVEHLKSLGAPEYVAEVLVGSGEDDEAAGEGGDGTGDAENDPLYDQAVEVVLKNRRASISLVQRHLRIGYNRSARLIEAMERSGLVSAMDGRGGREVLARKESE from the coding sequence CTGCTTCAGGAAACCCGCTGGCTGGCCCTGGGTGCCGTGGCCCTGTTTCTTTCGCTCGCCCTGTGGGGATTTGCCAAGGACGATCCGGGCTGGTCCCACGCCGTCGTTTCCGCTTCCCTGCACAATCCCACGGGTCGCTTCGGCGCTTGGGTGGCCGATCTCCTCCTCTACGTCTTCGGGCTTTCCGCGTGGTGGTGGGTGGCGCTGATGCTGATGTGCGTGCGCTGGGGGGTGCAGCGCCTGAGCGCCTCGGCCGGGGAGCCGGACCGCCGTCCGCTCTACCTCGCCCTGGCGGGTTTCCTCGCTCTGCTTGTCTCCAGTTCCAGCCTGGAAGCGATTCGCTTCCACTCCTTGCGGGCGGAACTTCCCCTTGCTCCCGGCGGGCTGCTGGGGCTGGAATTCGGCCAGTGGCTTGCAGCGGCTTTCGGCTACACGGGGGCGACCCTGCTCCTCCTGGTGGCTGCTGCCGCAGGGTGGGCCCTGTTTTCTGGCATGTCCTGGCTCGCGGCCTGCGAGGGTCTCGGTTTGGCCTTGGAGAAGATCACAGGGGGCGTCTATGGCTTGTTCGACCGCTGGCGTGATCGCCGTATTGGCCGCGAGACCGCCCAGCAGCGCGAGGAAAGTGTCGAGGTGGAGAAGCGACGGGTCGAACTGCACGAGCCCATCATCATTGAACCGTCGCCCCCCGAGGTGCCGATTTCCAGGAAGGCCGAGAAGCGTATCGAGCGGGAAAAGCAGGTCTCTCTCTTCCCCGAGGCGATGATTGGTGGCCGCCTGCCTCCTCTGCATCTCCTCGATCCGGCGCCGCCGGCCACCGAGACGGTCAGTGCCGAAACCCTGGAATTCACCTCCCGCCTGATCGAGCGCAAGCTGGCCGATTTCGGGGTACAGGTCAAGGTTTTGGCCGCCCTGCCGGGGCCGGTCATCACGCGCTACGAAATCGAGCCTGCCGTGGGCGTCAAGGGGGCCCAGATCGTCAATCTGGGCCGGGATCTGGCGCGGGCCCTGGCCCTGGTGTCGGTCCGGGTGGTCGAGACGGTGCCCGGCAAGTCCTGCATGGCACTGGAACTGCCCAATCCCCGGCGTCAGACGGTGCGCTTGTCGGAGATCATCGCCAGCCGACCCTACAACGACATGGTCAGCCCGCTTACGGTGAGCCTGGGCAAGGATATCGGCGGATTGCCCGTGGTGGCCGATCTGGCCAAGACCCCCCACCTGCTGGTCGCCGGCACCACGGGTTCCGGCAAGTCGGTGGGCATCAACGCCATGATTCTTTCCCTGGTTTACAAGGCCGAGCCGGAAAACGTCCGCCTGATTCTGGTGGATCCGAAGATGCTCGAGCTCTCGGTCTACGAGGGGATTCCTCACCTGCTCGCTCCGGTGGTCACCGACATGAAGCAGGCCGCCAACGCGCTGAACTGGTGCGTGGGGGAAATGGAACGCCGCTACAAGCTGATGTCCGCCCTGGGGGTGCGGAATCTTTCCGGTTACAACGCCAAGGTGCGCGACGCCGAGAAGCGTGGCGAACACCTGCCCAATCCCCTGACGCTCACTCCGGAAACGCCCGAACCCCTGACCCACATGCCGTATCTGGTGGTGGTGATCGACGAACTCGCCGATTTGATGATGGTGGTCGGAAAAAAGGTCGAGGAACTGATTGCGCGTCTGGCGCAGAAAGCCCGCGCTGCGGGGATTCATCTTGTCCTCGCAACCCAGCGCCCGAGCGTTGATGTCATCACCGGCCTCATCAAGGCTAATATTCCGACGCGTATGTCCTTCCAGGTTTCCAGCAAGATCGATTCCCGCACCATCCTCGACCAGATGGGCGCCGAATCCCTTCTCGGCCAGGGCGACATGCTCTACCTGGCGCCGGGGACAGGCTACCCGACCCGGGTCCACGGGGCGTTCGTTTCCGACGACGAAGTGCATCGGGTGGTCGAGCATCTCAAGTCCCTCGGTGCGCCGGAGTACGTGGCGGAGGTTCTTGTCGGCAGCGGCGAGGATGACGAAGCTGCGGGCGAGGGCGGTGACGGCACTGGGGACGCGGAGAACGACCCGCTCTACGATCAGGCCGTGGAGGTGGTGCTCAAGAACCGCCGCGCGTCGATTTCCCTGGTGCAGCGCCACTTGCGCATCGGCTACAACCGGTCGGCCAGGCTCATCGAGGCCATGGAGCGATCCGGCCTCGTGTCGGCCATGGACGGACGGGGCGGCCGCGAGGTTCTGGCACGGAAAGAATCCGAGTGA
- the lolA gene encoding outer membrane lipoprotein chaperone LolA, translating into MRVKRGLAALALLLASAAAGAAALDQLDRFLETTRSYRAEFSQRVVAKGGRKPQISAGTLAILRPGKLRWEVLRPYPQLVVGDGERFWIYDPELRQVTVRKAGEAIGSSPAALLSGSEDLRKNFALAEAGEADGLEWAEARPRAADSGFERLRLGFSGGELKAMELHDQFGQVTTVEFTRVERNPKLAPSLFRFVPPSGADVVGE; encoded by the coding sequence ATCCGAGTGAAGCGGGGTCTCGCGGCGCTGGCCCTCCTGCTGGCTTCCGCCGCCGCGGGTGCTGCGGCCCTGGATCAACTGGACCGCTTTCTTGAGACGACGCGCAGCTACCGGGCAGAGTTTTCGCAACGGGTGGTCGCCAAAGGGGGGCGCAAGCCCCAGATTTCGGCCGGTACCCTGGCCATTCTTCGGCCGGGAAAGTTGCGCTGGGAGGTTCTGCGGCCCTATCCGCAATTGGTGGTCGGCGACGGCGAGCGGTTCTGGATTTACGATCCCGAGTTGAGGCAAGTCACGGTGCGAAAGGCAGGTGAAGCCATCGGCAGTTCGCCTGCGGCCCTGCTCTCGGGCAGCGAGGACTTGCGCAAGAATTTTGCGCTTGCGGAAGCCGGAGAGGCCGACGGGTTGGAGTGGGCAGAAGCGCGGCCCCGGGCTGCCGATAGCGGCTTCGAGCGCCTGCGCCTAGGGTTTTCCGGCGGAGAATTGAAGGCCATGGAGTTGCACGACCAGTTTGGCCAGGTCACCACCGTCGAATTCACCCGTGTCGAGCGCAACCCCAAGCTTGCTCCTTCGCTTTTCCGCTTCGTTCCGCCTTCCGGGGCCGACGTGGTCGGCGAGTGA